A stretch of the Bradyrhizobium arachidis genome encodes the following:
- a CDS encoding nucleotidyltransferase family protein, protein MSVKPTKAMVLAAGLGLRMRPLTDKMPKPLVPVAGQPLLDHVLDKLGQAGVTEAVVNVHYLGDQIIDHVATRKLPHVTISDERNQVLGTGGGVVKALPLLGDAPFYHVNSDTLWIDGVRSNLARLAENFDPARMDIMLLMAPTASSIGYSGRGDYSMLPDGTLRARREKEVVPFVYAGAAIMSPSIFTNAPKGEFSLTKMFDRASEQDRLFGLRLDGLWMHVGTPDAVHAAEEAYLESVA, encoded by the coding sequence ATGTCCGTCAAACCGACCAAAGCCATGGTGCTCGCCGCAGGGCTGGGCCTGCGCATGCGCCCCCTGACGGATAAGATGCCAAAGCCCCTGGTTCCGGTGGCCGGCCAGCCACTGCTCGACCATGTGCTCGACAAGCTCGGTCAGGCCGGCGTCACCGAGGCCGTGGTCAACGTGCACTATCTGGGCGACCAGATCATCGATCATGTCGCCACCCGCAAGCTGCCGCACGTGACCATTTCCGACGAGCGCAACCAGGTGCTCGGCACCGGCGGCGGCGTGGTCAAGGCGCTGCCGCTGCTCGGCGATGCGCCGTTCTATCACGTCAATTCCGACACGCTGTGGATCGACGGCGTCCGCTCCAATCTGGCGCGGCTCGCCGAAAATTTTGATCCGGCCCGGATGGACATCATGCTCTTGATGGCCCCGACCGCGAGCAGCATCGGCTACAGCGGACGCGGCGATTACTCCATGCTGCCGGATGGCACTCTGCGGGCCCGGCGGGAGAAGGAAGTGGTGCCGTTCGTCTATGCCGGCGCCGCCATCATGTCGCCGTCGATCTTCACTAACGCGCCCAAGGGCGAATTCTCGCTGACAAAGATGTTCGACCGCGCCAGTGAGCAGGATCGGCTGTTCGGCCTGCGGCTCGACGGCCTGTGGATGCATGTCGGCACCCCCGACGCCGTGCATGCCGCGGAAGAGGCGTATTTGGAGAGCGTGGCGTAG
- a CDS encoding PilZ domain-containing protein — MAANTDQRGGGNRVVFERGIPAQMMGIDGTWRRDCTMEDVSETGAKLTVDGSVEGLHLKEFFLLLSSTGLAYRRCELAWVNGDQIGVNFLKQGDKKKKARSTAAGA; from the coding sequence ATGGCGGCGAATACCGATCAGCGCGGCGGCGGTAACCGCGTCGTCTTCGAGCGGGGGATTCCCGCCCAGATGATGGGGATCGACGGCACCTGGCGGCGGGACTGCACCATGGAGGACGTCTCCGAAACCGGCGCCAAGCTGACGGTCGACGGCTCGGTCGAGGGCCTCCATTTGAAGGAATTTTTTCTCCTGCTGTCGTCGACGGGCCTTGCCTACCGGCGCTGCGAGCTTGCCTGGGTCAATGGCGACCAGATCGGCGTCAATTTCCTCAAGCAGGGCGACAAGAAGAAAAAGGCACGGTCCACAGCGGCCGGGGCCTGA
- the tsaE gene encoding tRNA (adenosine(37)-N6)-threonylcarbamoyltransferase complex ATPase subunit type 1 TsaE, which produces MNASTTFSVALVNETATAELMADLALLVGAGDVITLSADLGAGKTAAARAMIRYLAGDETLEVPSPTFTLVQGYEHLPVPVLHADLYRVEDEGELEEIGLSPLPEGTLALIEWPERAPSALPADRIDIALTHRPALGSTARAADITGHGKAAAIVARLKALREFLDAAGYMEATRRRMAGDASTRSYARLIRDDEIVILMNSPQRPDGAAIYNGKSYSAAVHLAENVKPFVAIDEGLRAQGISAPVIHRSDLDHGFLITEDFGSEGVIEGDPPRPIAERYEAATDLLAALLGKTLPETLPLAGTTDHAIPVFDTDALLIEIGLMPEWYLPDRGAELSDEKRAEFFAMWRELLQRPIAAPKTWVLRDYHSPNLIWLEGRAGIARVGVIDFQDTVLGPKSYDVVSLLQDARIDVPESLELTLLSRYIKARRTDDASFDAAGFAELYAIMSAQRNTRLLGTFARLNRRDGKPHYLRHQPRIWTYLNRSLAHPSLAHLRDWYLANVPPPKA; this is translated from the coding sequence ATGAACGCGTCAACGACATTCTCCGTCGCGCTTGTCAACGAGACGGCCACTGCAGAGCTGATGGCCGACCTTGCGCTACTCGTCGGCGCCGGAGACGTCATCACGCTGTCAGCCGATCTCGGCGCGGGCAAGACGGCGGCCGCGCGCGCCATGATCCGCTATCTCGCCGGCGACGAGACGCTGGAGGTGCCGAGCCCGACCTTCACGCTGGTGCAGGGCTACGAACATTTGCCCGTCCCGGTTCTACATGCCGACCTCTACCGCGTCGAGGATGAAGGCGAGCTCGAGGAGATCGGTCTGTCGCCGCTGCCGGAGGGAACGCTGGCGCTGATCGAATGGCCGGAGCGCGCGCCATCGGCCCTCCCTGCGGATCGCATCGACATCGCGCTCACGCATCGTCCGGCGCTGGGCTCGACCGCGCGCGCGGCTGATATCACCGGCCACGGCAAGGCGGCAGCAATCGTCGCGCGATTGAAGGCGCTGCGCGAGTTCCTCGATGCGGCCGGCTACATGGAGGCCACGCGCCGACGGATGGCCGGCGATGCTTCGACCCGCTCCTATGCGCGACTGATCCGCGACGACGAAATCGTCATCCTCATGAACTCACCGCAGCGGCCGGATGGCGCCGCGATCTACAACGGAAAATCCTATAGCGCTGCCGTGCATCTCGCCGAGAACGTCAAGCCGTTCGTTGCCATCGACGAGGGCCTGCGCGCGCAGGGCATTTCGGCGCCCGTAATCCATCGTTCCGATCTCGACCACGGCTTTCTCATCACCGAGGATTTTGGCAGCGAGGGCGTCATCGAGGGCGATCCGCCGCGCCCGATCGCCGAGCGCTACGAGGCCGCAACCGATCTGCTGGCCGCGCTGCTTGGCAAGACATTGCCGGAGACGCTGCCGCTGGCAGGCACCACCGACCACGCCATTCCGGTGTTCGACACCGACGCGCTGCTGATCGAGATCGGCCTGATGCCGGAATGGTATCTGCCGGACCGTGGCGCCGAACTCTCCGACGAAAAGCGCGCGGAATTTTTCGCGATGTGGCGCGAGCTGTTGCAAAGGCCCATTGCCGCGCCAAAAACCTGGGTGCTGCGCGACTATCACTCGCCGAACCTGATCTGGCTCGAAGGCCGCGCCGGGATTGCACGCGTCGGCGTGATCGATTTCCAGGACACCGTGCTCGGGCCTAAATCCTATGACGTGGTGTCGCTGCTCCAGGACGCCCGCATCGACGTGCCCGAAAGCCTCGAGCTGACGTTGCTGTCGCGCTACATCAAGGCGCGCCGCACTGATGATGCGAGCTTTGACGCGGCCGGTTTTGCCGAGCTCTACGCCATCATGTCGGCGCAGCGGAATACACGGCTGCTCGGCACCTTCGCCCGCCTCAACCGCCGCGACGGCAAGCCGCATTATCTGCGCCACCAGCCGCGGATCTGGACTTATCTCAACCGCTCGCTGGCCCACCCGTCGCTCGCCCACTTACGCGACTGGTACCTCGCCAACGTCCCGCCGCCAAAAGCCTGA
- a CDS encoding PAS domain-containing sensor histidine kinase: MSGVIVSMRRTLLSCTSLVRNSLIGSALAALLPAGPAHAADLIDTLSTLLDFNRQEIAVLTTALALLGFSVMAAILLMRTRVRTAKNEARLHARIGELQLQADRFGALLFAEPQILISWPAGDNRAQISGDISMVLPRDSSPQRVLAFGTWLPPEPALQMDHAVGGLRERGDGFQLNVTTSNGHTLEAIGRAIGGQAIVRIRELSGLRRELAETSLRHKALLDETEMLRGFAASAPWPIWAKGANGALTYANPAYVRATEAHSVIDAQERKLELLDSADRTDMERGLKEAAHFTSRLPIVIGGERRIYDVRAVNVGASSVGVAIDASEADALSSALVRMAEAHRRTLDQLSSGVAVFDGQRRLAFYNDSYRRLWDLDRNFLDSNPDDSSVLDQLRAARKLPEQPDFRAWKVKLHEAYRAVETAKDTWFLPDGRALSVVTTPNPEGGVTYLFDDVTESLDLARRFDGLIRVQRETLDSLAEGVAVFGSNGKAQLFNPTFARMWKLSGEALNEQPHIHTVESWCHQLFDDANVWRQIREAITSIENRVDVLLKLERKDGSVLDCMIRPLPDGATMLTFQDITDTENVERALRERNEALETADQMKVDFVHHVSYELRSPLTTIIGFAHFLSDPSTGPLTPKQAEYLDYVTKSTNALLALTNNILDLATIDAGAMKLELGPVDVSKTIELAAEGIQDRLATDRIRLKVDIAPDVGSFVGDEKRVVQVLYNLLANAVGFSPPDSVVGISARRSERNVIFTVTDSGPGIPADMKDKVFNWFESRSQGSRHRGAGLGLSLVRSFVELHGGKVRVDSLVGKGTTVTCDFPTDQAAHRDAAE, encoded by the coding sequence ATGTCAGGCGTGATCGTGTCGATGCGTCGGACGCTGCTGTCGTGCACATCACTGGTGCGCAACAGCCTGATCGGTAGCGCTCTCGCAGCGCTGCTTCCGGCTGGGCCTGCGCATGCCGCGGACCTCATCGACACCCTATCGACACTACTGGACTTCAACCGGCAGGAAATCGCGGTGCTGACGACCGCGCTGGCCCTGCTCGGCTTCTCGGTCATGGCCGCGATCCTGTTGATGCGCACGCGCGTGCGCACGGCCAAGAACGAGGCGCGGCTGCACGCCCGGATCGGGGAACTCCAACTGCAAGCCGACCGTTTTGGCGCGCTGCTGTTTGCGGAACCGCAGATCCTGATCTCGTGGCCGGCTGGCGACAATCGCGCGCAGATTTCCGGCGACATCTCCATGGTGCTGCCGCGGGACTCATCCCCGCAGCGCGTGCTCGCCTTCGGAACCTGGCTGCCGCCGGAACCGGCGCTGCAGATGGACCACGCCGTCGGTGGCTTGCGCGAACGCGGCGACGGCTTCCAGCTCAATGTGACCACTTCCAACGGCCACACGCTCGAAGCCATCGGGCGCGCCATCGGCGGCCAAGCCATTGTGAGGATTCGCGAACTTTCGGGCCTGCGGCGCGAACTCGCCGAAACCAGTCTGCGCCACAAGGCGCTGCTGGACGAGACCGAGATGCTGCGCGGCTTCGCGGCCTCCGCGCCCTGGCCGATCTGGGCCAAGGGCGCCAACGGCGCGCTGACCTACGCCAACCCGGCCTATGTGCGGGCAACGGAAGCGCACAGCGTCATCGATGCCCAGGAGCGCAAGCTCGAACTGCTCGACAGCGCCGACCGCACCGACATGGAGCGCGGCCTGAAGGAGGCAGCTCACTTCACCTCGCGCCTGCCGATCGTGATCGGCGGCGAGCGCCGCATCTACGACGTGCGCGCCGTCAATGTCGGCGCAAGCAGTGTCGGCGTCGCGATCGACGCCAGCGAAGCCGACGCGCTCAGCTCGGCGCTGGTGCGGATGGCGGAGGCGCATCGCCGCACGCTCGACCAGCTCTCCTCCGGCGTCGCGGTGTTCGACGGCCAGCGGCGGCTCGCCTTCTACAACGATTCCTACCGTCGGCTGTGGGATCTCGACCGCAACTTCCTGGATTCCAATCCGGACGATTCCAGCGTGCTCGACCAGCTCCGCGCCGCGCGAAAACTGCCGGAGCAGCCGGACTTCCGCGCCTGGAAGGTAAAGCTGCACGAAGCCTATCGCGCCGTCGAGACCGCCAAGGACACCTGGTTCCTGCCCGACGGGCGCGCGTTGTCGGTCGTGACCACGCCGAATCCCGAAGGCGGCGTCACCTATCTGTTCGACGACGTCACCGAGAGCCTCGATCTCGCGCGGCGCTTCGACGGCCTGATCCGCGTGCAGCGCGAGACGCTGGACAGCCTCGCCGAGGGCGTGGCGGTGTTCGGCAGCAACGGCAAGGCGCAGCTCTTCAACCCGACTTTTGCGCGGATGTGGAAGCTGTCAGGTGAGGCGCTGAACGAACAGCCGCATATCCACACCGTCGAGAGCTGGTGCCACCAGCTGTTCGACGACGCCAACGTCTGGCGTCAGATCCGGGAAGCCATCACCTCGATCGAGAACCGCGTCGACGTGCTGCTGAAGCTGGAGCGCAAGGACGGCAGCGTGCTCGACTGCATGATCCGCCCCCTGCCCGACGGCGCGACCATGCTGACCTTCCAGGACATCACCGACACCGAGAATGTCGAGCGCGCGCTGCGTGAACGCAACGAGGCGCTGGAGACCGCCGACCAGATGAAGGTGGACTTCGTCCACCACGTCTCCTACGAGCTACGCTCGCCGCTGACCACCATCATCGGCTTCGCGCATTTCCTCAGCGATCCCTCGACCGGGCCGCTGACGCCGAAGCAGGCCGAATATCTCGACTACGTCACCAAGTCGACCAATGCGCTGCTGGCGCTGACCAACAACATCCTCGATCTCGCGACCATCGACGCCGGCGCGATGAAGCTCGAGCTCGGCCCGGTCGACGTCTCCAAGACGATCGAGCTGGCCGCCGAAGGCATCCAGGACCGGCTCGCCACCGACCGCATCCGTCTCAAGGTCGACATTGCACCCGATGTCGGCAGCTTCGTCGGCGACGAGAAGCGCGTGGTGCAGGTGCTGTATAATCTGCTCGCCAACGCCGTCGGCTTCTCGCCGCCGGACTCCGTGGTCGGCATCAGCGCGCGCCGCTCCGAGCGCAACGTCATCTTCACCGTGACGGATTCCGGGCCTGGAATTCCCGCCGACATGAAGGACAAGGTGTTCAACTGGTTCGAGAGCCGCTCGCAGGGCTCGCGCCATCGCGGCGCCGGCCTTGGGCTATCGCTGGTGCGCTCCTTCGTCGAGCTGCATGGCGGCAAGGTGCGGGTGGATTCGCTCGTCGGCAAAGGCACCACCGTGACCTGCGATTTCCCGACCGACCAGGCGGCGCATCGCGACGCCGCCGAATGA
- the dut gene encoding dUTP diphosphatase, which yields MSTKVTVEVQRLPHADGLPLPAYQTTEAAGLDLLAAVPDAEPLTLASGKHAMVPTGLAIALPPGFEAQVRPRSGLAAKHGVTVLNSPGTIDADYRGEIKVILINHGGVPFVIRRGERIAQMVIAPVVQAALVPVASLSETDRGAGGFGSTGR from the coding sequence TTGAGCACGAAAGTCACCGTTGAGGTCCAACGTCTGCCGCACGCGGACGGCCTGCCACTGCCGGCCTATCAGACCACCGAGGCCGCCGGCCTCGATCTCTTGGCCGCTGTTCCCGATGCCGAACCGCTGACGCTTGCATCAGGCAAGCACGCGATGGTGCCGACCGGGCTCGCCATCGCGCTGCCGCCGGGTTTCGAGGCGCAGGTGCGGCCGCGCTCCGGGCTCGCGGCCAAGCACGGCGTCACCGTGCTGAACTCGCCCGGCACGATCGACGCGGATTATCGCGGCGAGATCAAGGTCATCCTGATCAACCATGGCGGGGTGCCCTTCGTGATTCGCCGCGGCGAACGCATTGCGCAGATGGTGATCGCGCCGGTGGTGCAGGCCGCGCTGGTTCCCGTCGCCTCGCTGTCGGAGACCGATCGCGGCGCCGGCGGTTTCGGCTCGACCGGCCGCTAG